The sequence CGATTTTACCTGAATTTTTTGGAGAGCCTGCAATTAATGATGAGATAGTCCCAGTCATTGTTTCCGGTACTATGTCTTCACCATTTACCATAACACAAGTTTCACTTTCAGAAATTCGCCATCTTTCATTTGATAATATACTCATGTATTCTCTAATCATTTTTCTATAGTCTGTCAAAATTGATTCTCCTTCCCTTAGTATCTTATTTCTGTCTCCCATGCATATTGCCATGCCGACACCAGAACGATTGATTCTTCCACAGGAGTTTAACATGGTAGAAAATTCCCTTCCGTCCCTCAAGAAACTCCTATTGTCTTCTCTTGGAAATGTGTATGTATATCCAATTAATTCTGACATTATCTCAGTAGCATTTTTGCCTGATGTGAATTTAGTAATTGATTCGATTACCTGTCTTTTTTCCTCTTCGTTTAGTTCTGCTGGAACTCTCCATCTTCCTCCCTCCTTTAACTTGATTCCTGATGAGTTTAGAAGAGAAAGACATGCATCTCTATTCCAGGTCAATCCTTCAATAAATGGCTGTGAGGTAAATGCAAGTGCATCCGGAAGAGGTCTAGTTTCTCTTCCTACTAATAATAAATCTAAATCAATATCCACCAACCCTAGTTCTTTTGCAGTATTTGAAATTTCAAAATTTTTACCAGTAAATGATTTTCTTTCTCCTTGATCTTGTCTGTCACCTAATGCTGAAACAACTGCAATGGCAGACAAATCTGAATTTTTTTCATCTAATGCAATTGATGCAAGATATGCCATTCCTCCTGCACAAATCTCTGCTCCTCCATCAATTCCATATTTCCATGCATTAATGACATTTTGATTATCTATCTCTTTATCTGGAATTTGGTGATGATCTAAAACAATCCAATTATCTCCTAGTGTAGAATCTAGCTCATTTGCAAAACCTCCTCCTAAATCTGTTACAACATGAAAATCCCTAGAGTCTTTTTTGAAAGATTCAACCACATTTTTACTAAATTCTTTTGATGTTCTGACAGTACAATTTGCACCTTCTCTGATTAGAGCTTTAGCAATAATGCTGCCCGATGTAAGTCCGTCGCAATCAATATGGGTTGTAACAAAAATTGATTTTTTAGATTTTATACAATCTGAAATTTTATCTTTGAAATATGAAAGTGACTCATCAAGCGATTTTGTCATTACTCTAATTGAGCAACCACGGATTTATATTTCCAGGTTTTAGGAATTCTTTCAATTCTCTTGTAGTACACTGATAGTCTATGAACTTTGGCTTCTATTAGTTCCAAAGATCTTACATTTCTATTGTCACCCTTGTTTTCTTTTAGGTGCTTTTGAAGACCAACTGCTTTTTTAACCATATTTTCAAGGTCTTCTGGCATTTCCGGTCTCAAATCATTTTCCTTTAGAATATCACCCATACTTTTCTTGGTAATTGGTTTGATGAGAGGAATTGAATGCTGATCTCTTAATTTAATTCCAATTTGACTTGGGGTTAAACCATCTTTAGAATATTTTACAACTAATTCTTCTATTTCTTTAGGACTTTGTGTTATCCATGAAGGAGCACGCAATGTAGCTGGTCTGATGGAATGCGATTTTCCATGTCTATGAGTATGCATTCGTCCCATGATTTGGCTGATTAAAGTACCGAATTAAACGTTACTTTACTGATCTCGTACATTATATCGAAAATTGGTGTTTAGAATAAAAGTTAAATAAGTCTCTGGCTTCAAAACGAGCAGGTAAACGGTATGAATACAAAAATACTATTAGCAGCATCCTTAGTTGCTGTCTTCACTATGGGATTCTATGCAGAAGATGCAATAGCATTTGCACAATACATGGGAAACGTTGGTAGTGAAGGGGAAACCGGATCTTACACATTAGAGGAAGCACTTGAAATTCAAAGAAGAAGAATAGAAGCTGCTGAAGCAAATCCCGCCTCTGGCTCAGGAACTCCATATCTTGATGCAAGTGGTGTAGTTGGTGCCTCAGTTATCGCAGGTGCAGTGTTCGGTGGTATTGCAGGAGCATTCTTCATTAGAGGAAGATCTGGCAAATACGCAGCAATGGGCAGAGGATAATCAAACCTCACTTTTCTCTTATTTTATTTTCTACGTCTTAGTGGATACTGATCTCGTACTTTCTGATAATAAAAGAAATGTATATATCGCACAAATAGAGCCAAATTATCATGACTCCTATCGTAGGAACTTTCCTAAGCATCCTGTCATCACTTACAGGACAACTGGGACCAAACTATGATCCATTATTCTATGATGTAATGATTTACATCTTCGGAACCATGATGTTCACAATATTCCTTCTAGGAATTATCTCATTCTGGTTACGTGTACACGGATGGGCTTACAAGGACAACCGTGAGAGATGGGTCGATGAGTTGGACAGACACTTTGAAAGAGAAGGCATTGGTCTGATTCCAGACAACGGCAAATACTGGTAAAATTACTACCTTTCTTCTTTTCATTATTTTTAATAATTTTAGAAAACTCTGTGTTTATTTTCTAAAGTTATGATTTTTTTCTAGTTCTCAATTACTAATTTTTTAGTTATAGGATTAATCACTAGTTTTCAATTCTGGAAGGTAATCTTTGTCTTTTGATGAATCATAATCTTTTGATGTAAATACTGCTTTGTAGTGATACTTGTCTTGTAATGGGGTTTTGAGACCCATCTCTGACAACCTATCATTAACATAAATTTCTGTTTTTGACTCTTCCATGTCTCTAATTTTAAACTTGGAAATGTATAGGAAATGTCCTATTTCAAAATTAGGGTTTTCAGTCCATTCTGCATATACTGTACCATCATTAGAAAGCGTGTATATGGCTCTTTGACACCCTTCCGTGATTCCGATATTTGGTTGAACTTCGGCTTTCTGACCATCCAAAATCATTTCAAATGTAAATGATATTTTCCAATCTGTATCAATATTGTCAATGCAAGCATTATGTGGTTGTCCACCTATCATTGGGTTTACTACAAAGCTAGTAAGCAATACTGCGATGCCTCCTATGATGGCACTTATCACAAGAAATTTTATTGTCTTATTTCTTTTGTAAGGATCCCCCATTCCAGGATATTTCATGATGATGATTTTAGACGGATTCCTTAAAGTCCTTTCTCTTACTCAAACATTATCTCAATAGTATCAAATTGATCTTGATGATCTGCAAGAAAATATGTGATTTCATCTGAGTCAATCTCTAACCATTCTGATTCACCTTTGTAAGGGAGATAGTCTTCTACAAACAAATCATCTGCTCCCGTCATTCTAACAATTACTTTTTCATTTTTTGATTTTAACTCAAAGGGTAATTTGAGAACTTTACCTCGTCTCTGGTTTTGGATGTTAACTTTGAAAATATCTGAACGAAATTCAACTTCTCCGAAAAAATAACTTTGAAAAATATCTAGTTTGATTATTCTAAAACTTAACACAATTTCAATACTATTTTCTAGAAGATAAAACTTGGTTTCAAACCAATACGCCAATCATATGATTAATTATAAAATGAAAAGGAAAAGGTTGGGTTGTTTAGATTACTTGCCAGGGTCGTGTTGCAAACGTAATGACATAACCAACACCTATTATGATTGATTGATATGCGATGTTAGTATATGGGATTGGTTTGATAATTGGATCTCCTTCAACGACTACTGTTTGACCTGGACCAAGTCCTGGACCAACTTTTGCTACATTGAGTTGGGTGTGTACGTGGTATACACCTGCTTCAAGTGCTTTTGCAGATAATGAATAATCGACGACAGCGTTACCTGGAATGTCAAAGACGTTTCCTGGTGGATCTCTTGCTAGCATCTCCCATCTGTTACCTGCGTTGGTTGACTCTGTGAATATTGAGAGCCATCCTCTTAGGTCTCTTTCTACAAGGCTGACTAGTGTTCCTTGAACTGTCAAGGTTTCGCCAGTTTGTAGGGATTGTCTGTTAAAGGTTTCATCCTCAATTCTGATGAAACGACTCTGGAGTTGTGCTTGGACACCGTGTGCATCTGCAGTTGGAATTATGGATTCAACCCAGTTGAAACCTAATGTTCCTAGTGCAAGTACTACAGCTAGTCCAAATACGAAAATTCTTTTTTCGACCATAGTTATCCCTAATATTGAGGAAATAATACACATCGTTATATGTTTTACCTTCATTACGAGGATCGATGCTTGATATGATGTTAATCATCGATGCTATACAATGAAAATACTAAAAAAACAATAAAATTATTTTAATTTACTAAACAACTAATGTTATTTTTTTTTAAAAAAATCAATAATAATATAAAAATTTTAATAAAATTATCCAATTTTCAATCTCTTACTTTATATCCCGAATTCACACCTAATCTAGCATGGCACAGATGCCCGCATTAATCCCAAAAGAAGTTGAGATTCAGAGACTTAAAAAAATCTGGCTCATCGTTATTGCTATGGGATCTACTGCAGCATCAGTCGAAGTTGATAACTTCGTTGATGGTTCTCTACATCAGACTTCTATCAGAGATAGTGCATTTACACCAGCACACTGGTGGTTGTATTCCCACTTCATCACATTACCACTTGGATGGGGAGCAGCAGCAATCTATGATAGAAAAGTACCAGTTCTTAGAGGTCCTAACAATTCAATGAACACAGGATTGAAGATGACCATTCTTGGTTACCTTGCAACAATGTTTACAATTGGGGTCAATGAGATGTGGCACTTTTGGTTTGTAGAGGAAATATTTGCGGTTCCAAATCACTGGATGTTTAACATGGGTGTAGTAGTTGCATTCATGGGTGCACTTGCATACGTAGTCAGAGTATATGCTAGACTCGTAGAATTAGGTGCAGAAACTCCTGGAGAGAACCCATATGTTGCAGAAATGTACAAGATGGCCTTAGAAGGCAAATTGTACAGTAGATCAATTCCATAGACAAATTGTGCAAAAGCACATTTTTTCTCTTTTATTATTTTTAAAAAAAAGACGTGGATCGTACTAATACTCCTGTTTAAGAAAGACTTAAAAGAATCTGATTTAGAATAATTCCAGAATGACTCTTCCTAAAGGATTCGGTTCTGGCGGCACTGGTGGATCATCAAGTGCTGATATAGAGCGAATGATTGGACGACGCGTTGAAAACATGACTGGTATGATAACAATTTCATTCTGGGCAGCATTATTGGCTACTTTTGGTGGTACTGCAGCTGGATACTTCTATTATCCATGGGCATATCCAACAGCAAGTGGACACTTTGCATTCATCGTACTCGCAATCATTGAGGCAATAGGTTACATCTTCTGTGTTAAAGTCATGGAAGAAGGTTCCAACAAAAACAGTAATGGTATAGTTGCCGCTAGTGTTGCAGGCGCAACCGCATTTGTACTATTCGTATCACTATACGTTGGTTGGTAATCGAACACTTCATTACACTTCTTTTTCATTTTAATTTTAAACAGTCAGTTTTGATTACGTTTTTTCCTATTTTCCAAAGTTAAAACAACGATCTCCTTCACACTCTAAAATTTTATATACTGACCGTTTCTTTGACATCATATGGTCTGGTTAAGACGATGTACACACTACTTATTCATAGTAGTAGTTGCAGTTAACTCAACACTGTTAACAATTAATGCAGGAGACTACATCTTCTACACTGACTGGGCTTGGACTTCGTACACGGTATTCTCAATATCGCAAACGTTGATGCTTATTGTAGGTGCAACATATTACCTAACATTTACAGGCGTTCCAGGCACAGCAACGTACTACGCTCTAATTATGACAGTATACACATGGATAGCAAAAGGCGCATGGTTTGCGTTAGGATATCCATATGACTTCATTGTAGTTCCAGTTTGGTTGCCTTCAGCGATGCTGTTGGACTTAGTCTACTGGGCAACAAAGAAGAACAAGCACTCCTTGATACTGTTTGGCGGCGTACTGGTAGGAATGTCATTACCATTATTCAATATGGTAAACCTGATAACAGTAGCAGACCCACTAGAAACGGCATTCAAATATCCAAGACCAACATTGCCACCATACATGACACCGATAGAACCTCAAGTTGGAAAGTTCTATAACAGCCCAGTGGCTTTAGGTGCAGGTGCTGGTGCAGTATTGGCATGTACGTTTGCAGCGCTAGGTTGTAAACTTAATACTTGGACATACAGATGGATGGCCGCTTGGTCAAAGTGGGACTAAATCCAACCTTTTCCTTTTCATTTTATTAATCTCGCTTAGAGTGTTCTCTAAATTTCTAAACTTGATTAAAAAATATTGCACAGCTTGTGATCTTTTATTGTCTCTTTTGACAATATGTAATCTTGTGATGATAATTATTGAAACAGCAATATGGTCAGATTCTAGTTACTCCAAAACCATTTGTAAAATGGGCTGGTGGAAAACGTCAATTAATTCCAATTCTGAATGAAAATTTACCTAAAACATTTGGCACTTATTTTGAGCCCTTCTTGGGAGGCGGTGCATTACTTTTTCATATGCTAACAGAGCGAAATGGGCAAAAATGTAGCATTTCTGATCTTAATTCAGATTTGGTATTGTCATACATTACCATTAGAGATAGAATAGATGATTTGATTTCTTCTCTAAAAAGTCATGAAAAAAATTATCAAAAAGATTCCAAATCATACTATTATTCTGTTAGAGAAAGCAATCCAAGAAACGAAATTGAAAAAACATCTCGATTAATCTTTTTGAATAGAACCTGTTTCAATGGATTGTATCGTGTTAACAGTAAAGGTAAATTCAATGTACCTATAGGAAAATACACTAATCCAAATATTGTAAATGAGGATAATCTTCGTTCAGTAAGTAGCATATTGCAATCAAGCAAGGCATCTATCAAATGTCGTGATTTTGAGGCAGTTCTTAGAGATGCCAAAAAAGATGATTTGGTATACTTTGATCCACCATATCAGCCAGTTAGTAATACGGCAAATTTCACTAGCTATACAAACAAGGACTTTACCTTTGATGATCTAAGCAGACTAGCCGAACTTTGTACGAAACTGGATTCAAAAGGATGTAGAGTTCTTCTGTCCAATTCTAACTCTAAAGAAGTTGCAGAAATATTTTCCAACGAACCTTGGAAAATAAGTAAGATTCAGGCAAACCGCTCAATCAATTCAAACTCTAAAAAACGAACTGGTCACTTTGAATTACTGATTAAAAATTATTAGAAGCTTCGAACGGGATCTGAACCCGCGACCTTTACATTACCAATGTAACGCTCTACCAGGCTGAGCTATCGAAGCACGAAAATTGTCTGTAGAAAATCCTTATAATTCTTCATTCTGAGCATTATTCTTCTAAACTGTTAAATTTCACACAGATTTCTAGACTTTTGGAGGAGTAATCAAGCCTGGCCAAAGTAAGCATTATGTGCTTTTGGACATGCAGGACTTAAGATCAAATAATGGGTGATCCTGTCTCTCAGGAGTTCGTGGGTTCAAATCCCACCTCCTCCACTACTTTATTTTGGATGTTTTATTCCTCTAGAGTTTAGAACTTCGTAGACATCTGGTAATGAGAAAACAAAACCAACATGTACACAATCTTTTTCATCACATAGCTGACAGAACAATTCGCCTTTTTGAACTGCAACTTCTGCGATTCTATTTTTGATATTGTCTTTTAGAATAACTCGATCATCATCCACAGAAATTTTTTCAATCTTGGGGGCATATCTTGCAAAAGTCTTGTCCTTTTGCATCATCTCTTCTAACATGTAAGTTACATAACCTGAAAAACTATTGACCCCTTTCATTGTAAGGTCGTCTTTACTATTTTGATAAACTTGATGGAATTTATCATAAACTGTTTCTGAAACTGTGATTGATTTGAATCCGGCTTTTGGCAATTTACTTTTCCTTACCGTACAATAAAGTACTCAAGTATTTAATGTTTTATTCCAAGGGTACTGTCAAGCCTGTGGGACATATTTCTCGTGTAAACTATCGGGACATGAAAAAAATAGGGTTCTATCTTGTAGAACCACCAATACAATATGCACAGTTATCAAAACCCTGTGCATGGGCAACAATAAGACTAGAAAATTCTCGTCTATGTTCTAGTTTTATTTCATTAATCTGGCAGTTCGTATTCTGATTGAATAAATTATGAACTTCCATAGTGTTGCTATTTCCGAGGTATTGAGCCATGTTGTGTTTAATACTCAATCTAATAAAATAATGATCAGGAATATGATCTTGACTAATAGTCAATCAAAAATCAACTTTTCTCACAAGGTTTAACTTGATGAGTATGAAAATGTGATTGTATTTTGCCTCATGTAAGCGTATATGTTGATGAATCAGGGGATCTCGGATTTAATGAAAAATCATCAAAATTTTTTACAATAGGATATGTTTTTACAAAGAATAGATATCCTAGTGTTGAAAATGAGATAATTCGCCACACATTGAAACGAATCAATAAAAAAACAAAAAAACAAAAAAACAAGATTACCGAATTTAAATTTTCAAACAACACCGATAAGGTAAAATGTAAATTTTTACAAAAAATTAGAGAGTTAGATATCATCATAGGCGTAATTTGTATCAGTAAAGATTCTGTGAAAGAGGGATTAAAACAAGATTTAAGCAG comes from Nitrosopumilus sp. and encodes:
- a CDS encoding DHH family phosphoesterase is translated as MTKSLDESLSYFKDKISDCIKSKKSIFVTTHIDCDGLTSGSIIAKALIREGANCTVRTSKEFSKNVVESFKKDSRDFHVVTDLGGGFANELDSTLGDNWIVLDHHQIPDKEIDNQNVINAWKYGIDGGAEICAGGMAYLASIALDEKNSDLSAIAVVSALGDRQDQGERKSFTGKNFEISNTAKELGLVDIDLDLLLVGRETRPLPDALAFTSQPFIEGLTWNRDACLSLLNSSGIKLKEGGRWRVPAELNEEEKRQVIESITKFTSGKNATEIMSELIGYTYTFPREDNRSFLRDGREFSTMLNSCGRINRSGVGMAICMGDRNKILREGESILTDYRKMIREYMSILSNERWRISESETCVMVNGEDIVPETMTGTISSLIAGSPKNSGKIVILRTKGEENTIKFSSRKSFSCNSDINLSEIMRTGAEKFDGIGGGHNAAAGAKITKDKLDEFLNYLEVNVVNMPSKSSTQ
- a CDS encoding 30S ribosomal protein S15 is translated as MGRMHTHRHGKSHSIRPATLRAPSWITQSPKEIEELVVKYSKDGLTPSQIGIKLRDQHSIPLIKPITKKSMGDILKENDLRPEMPEDLENMVKKAVGLQKHLKENKGDNRNVRSLELIEAKVHRLSVYYKRIERIPKTWKYKSVVAQLE
- a CDS encoding methane monooxygenase/ammonia monooxygenase subunit B — its product is MVEKRIFVFGLAVVLALGTLGFNWVESIIPTADAHGVQAQLQSRFIRIEDETFNRQSLQTGETLTVQGTLVSLVERDLRGWLSIFTESTNAGNRWEMLARDPPGNVFDIPGNAVVDYSLSAKALEAGVYHVHTQLNVAKVGPGLGPGQTVVVEGDPIIKPIPYTNIAYQSIIIGVGYVITFATRPWQVI
- a CDS encoding methane monooxygenase/ammonia monooxygenase subunit C, with translation MAQMPALIPKEVEIQRLKKIWLIVIAMGSTAASVEVDNFVDGSLHQTSIRDSAFTPAHWWLYSHFITLPLGWGAAAIYDRKVPVLRGPNNSMNTGLKMTILGYLATMFTIGVNEMWHFWFVEEIFAVPNHWMFNMGVVVAFMGALAYVVRVYARLVELGAETPGENPYVAEMYKMALEGKLYSRSIP
- a CDS encoding ammonia monooxygenase, yielding MVWLRRCTHYLFIVVVAVNSTLLTINAGDYIFYTDWAWTSYTVFSISQTLMLIVGATYYLTFTGVPGTATYYALIMTVYTWIAKGAWFALGYPYDFIVVPVWLPSAMLLDLVYWATKKNKHSLILFGGVLVGMSLPLFNMVNLITVADPLETAFKYPRPTLPPYMTPIEPQVGKFYNSPVALGAGAGAVLACTFAALGCKLNTWTYRWMAAWSKWD
- a CDS encoding DNA adenine methylase, giving the protein MKQQYGQILVTPKPFVKWAGGKRQLIPILNENLPKTFGTYFEPFLGGGALLFHMLTERNGQKCSISDLNSDLVLSYITIRDRIDDLISSLKSHEKNYQKDSKSYYYSVRESNPRNEIEKTSRLIFLNRTCFNGLYRVNSKGKFNVPIGKYTNPNIVNEDNLRSVSSILQSSKASIKCRDFEAVLRDAKKDDLVYFDPPYQPVSNTANFTSYTNKDFTFDDLSRLAELCTKLDSKGCRVLLSNSNSKEVAEIFSNEPWKISKIQANRSINSNSKKRTGHFELLIKNY